The Leeia speluncae DNA window CCTGTTCAAGCAAGGGCTCAAGCATAACAAAGGCTGGGAACCTGCCTGGACCAGCCCGCAGCTAAAACCATCCTATGATGTCATTATCATTGGTGGTGGCGGCCACGGCTTGGCAACGGCCTACTACTTGGCCAAGAACCACGGCGTTAAAAATATCGCTGTGCTAGAA harbors:
- a CDS encoding FAD-dependent oxidoreductase, yielding MSKNRYSLWSLFKQGLKHNKGWEPAWTSPQLKPSYDVIIIGGGGHGLATAYYLAKNHGVKNIAVLE